A window of Streptomyces broussonetiae genomic DNA:
GGGTGAGCGTCGGGCTGCCGCCCAATGTCGAGCAGGCCGACTTCGTCTCCTCCGGTGTCTTCGGGCTGATCGACGCGATCGAGAAGTTCGACATCGACCGGGAGATCAAGTTCGAGACGTACGCGATCACCCGGATCCGGGGCGCCATGATCGACGAACTGCGGGCGCTGGACTGGATCCCGCGGTCGGTGCGGCAGAAGGCACGGAACGTCGAGCGGGCCTACGCCACGCTGGAGGCACGGCTGCGGCGCACCCCGAGCGAGGGAGAGGTTGCCGCCGAACTGGGCATGGAGGTCGACGAACTGCATGCCGTGTTCAGCCAGCTGTCCCTGGCCAATGTGGTCGCCCTGGAGGAGTTGCTGCACGTCGGCGGCGAGGGCGGGGACCGGCTCAGCCTCATGGACACGCTGGAGGACACCGCCGCGGACAATCCGGTGGAGGTGGCCGAGGACCGCGAGCTGCGGCGCTTCCTGGCCCGGGCCATCAACACGCTGCCCGAGCGGGAGAAGACCGTGGTCACGCTGTACTACTACGAGGGGCTCACCCTCGCCGAGATCGGCAACGTACTCGGGGTCACCGAGAGCCGGGTCAGCCAGATCCACACCAAGTCGGTGCTCCAGCTGCGGGCCAAACTGGCGAGCTTCGGACGGTGAGGCGGGTGTCGTGCGGGTGACCTCGCGCGGTCGAGTGGCTCTCCCGTTCGTGTCGGCGCGTCCGTAAAGTGGTCGACGTGCCAAGGATTCGAGCGGCCTCCGTGGCCGAGCACCGGTCGATGCAGCGAGCCGCCCTGCTGGACGCGGCTCGGTCGTTGCTGTCCGAGGGCGGGACGGAGGCGCTGACCTTCCCGGCCCTCGCCGAGCGGACGGGGCTCGCGCGGTCGTCCGTGTACGAGTACTTCCGGTCGCGGGCCGCCGTGGTCGAGGAGCTGTGCGAGGTCGACTTTCCGCTGTGGGCGGCGGAGGTGGCCGCCGCGATGGAGCGGGAGGCGTCGGCCGAGGGCAAGGTCGAGGCGTATGTGCGCCGGCAGCTGGCGCTGGTCGGGGACCGGCGGCACCGGGCAGTGGTCGCCATCTCCGCGAGCGAGCTGGACGCAGGCGCGCGGGAGAAGATCCGGGCGGCGCACGGCGGGCTGGTCGCGATGATCGCCGAGGCGCTCGGGCAGATGGGGCACGAGCAGCCCCGGCTGGCGGCGATGCTGTTGCAGGGGGTCGTGGATGCAGCGGTGCGCAGGATCGAGCTGGGGGCGGCGGAAGACCCCGCTGTGGTGACCGATGCCGCGGTGGCCATGGTGCTGCGGGGCGTGCGGGGCTGAGCCCGGTACGGCTGTCCCGCAGCCGCGGCGGCTACTCCGGAAGCGGTACTCCCAGCACCGGCAGCAGTCTCGACGGCCCCCTCTCCAGCAGCCACGGCGGCAGCAGGTCCAAGGGGTTCAGGTAGGTGTCGCCCCGCAGCAGCCCCCAGTGGATGCACGTCGCCGGGCAGTGAGAGCCCGTCGCCTCGACCGCGCCCACCACGTCCCCCGCCCGCACCGCCTCGCCCTTCGTCACCGAGGGGGTCACCGGCTCGTACGTGGTCCGCAGGTCCGTGCCTGTCAGCTCCACCGAGACCGCACCCCGTCCCGCCACCCGCCCGGCGAAGGACACCCGGCCCGGGGCGACCGCCCGTACCGCGGAGCCGACCGGTGCGGCCAGGTCCACGCCCCGGTGCCCGGGGCCGTACGCCGTCGCCGGTGGCTCCCAGCCGCGTACCACCAGCGGGCGGACACCCACCGGCCAGGTGCGCGCGAGGGCCGGCACCGGGGCCCGAGGAGGCGGGGGCGGGGCCGGGGGAGGCGGGTCCGCCCAGGCCCATGCCGTCAACAGGAGTAACAGAGCCATCGTCAGGGGCAGCAGCACCATCACCGGACATACCGAGACACAACGCATCGCTCGTCGCATGCGGCAACCGTCCCGCACTGCCGAAGATCATGGCCGGAGTCTGTGGACCACTCGCCGGTTGTGGACAGCGGCGTCACCCGGTGCCTCGGCGGTCCCGTACACTTCTTCTGGCGATCCGGGTCACCGGGTCGACTTCGCACGCCCCGACATCGGGCCGTTCACCGGCCGGTGTCAGCGCTCCTCGGTCCTTTGCGGCACGGCGCACGCGGGCGTCAGGCGCGGAAGCCGTCCGGCATCCGCGGCACAACCGAGAAACTCAAGGAGATACGGCCATGGCCGTCGTCACGATGCGGGAGCTGCTGGAGAGCGGCGTCCACTTCGGTCACCAGACCCGTCGCTGGAACCCGAAGATGAAGCGCTTCATCTTCACCGAGCGCAACGGCATCTACATCATCGACCTGCTCCAGTCGCTGTCGTACATCGACCGCGCCTACGAGTTCGTCAAGGAGACCGTCGCCCACGGCGGCACGGTCATGTTCGTCGGCACGAAGAAGCAGGCGCAGGAGGCCATCGCCGAGCAGGCCACCCGCGTCGGCATGCCCTACGTCAACCAGCGCTGGCTGGGCGGCATGCTCACCAACTTCTCGACCGTCTACAAGCGTCTGCAGCGCCTCAAGGAGCTCGAGCAGATCGACTTCGAGGACGTCGCCGCGTCCGGTCTGACCAAGAAGGAGCTTCTCGTGCTCTCGCGCGAGAAGGCCAAGCTGGAGAAGACCCTCGGTGGTATCCGCGAGATGCAGAAGGTGCCGAGCGCCGTCTGGATCGTGGACACCAAGAAGGAGCACATCGCGGTCGGCGAGGCCCGGAAGCTCAACATCCCGGTCGTCGCCATCCTCGACACCAACTGCGACCCCGACGAGGTCGACTACAAGATCCCGGGCAACGACGACGCGATCCGCTCCGTCACCCTGCTCACCCGTGTGATCGCCGACGCCGTCGCCGAGGGCCTCATCTCCCGCTCTCGCGTCGCCACCGGTGACAAGGGTGAGAAGGCCGCGGGCGAGCCGCTCGCCGAGTGGGAGCGCGACCTGCTCGAGGGTGAGAAGAAGGCTGACGAGGCTCCGGCAGCCGAGGCTCCGGCTGACGAGGCTCCGGCTGCTGAGGCTCCGGTCGCCGAGGCGCCGGCTGCCGAGGCCGCTCCGGCCGAGGAGAAGCCCGCCGAGGGCGAGCAGGCCTGACTCAGGCGTTGACGGCGGGGGCGGTACTGGATCCAGCAGCGCCTCCGGCGCGGACAAGTCCGCCCCCGCTGTTCACCCGTAGGTCAGTACGCCGTATGCGGTCCGCGCCTATATGTGGAGCGCAAACCGTGCGGATCTGAAGATCTTCCAGACTTCGAGAAAGACTCACAGACTCATGGCGAACTACACCGCCGCCGACGTCAAGAAGCTCCGTGAGCTCACCGGCGCCGGCATGATGGACTGCAAGAAGGCGCTGGACGAGGCCGAGGGCAACGTCGACAAGGCCGTCGAGGCGCTGCGCATCAAGGGCCAGAAGGGCGTCGCCAAGCGTGAGGGCCGCTCCGCCGAGAACGGCGCCGTGGTCTCCATCATCGCCGACGACAACTCCTCCGGCGTCCTGGTCGAGCTCAAGTGCGAGACGGACTTCGTCGCCAAGGGCGAGAAGTTCCAGGCCGTGGCCAAGGCCATCGCCGAGCACGTCGCCAAGACGAGCCCGGCCGACATCGAGGCCCTGCTGGCCTCCGAGATCGAGGCCGGCAAGACCGTCCAGGCGTACGTGGACGAGGCCAACGCCAACCTCGGCGAGAAGATCGTCCTGGACCGCTTCGCGCAGTTCTCCGACGGCTTCGTGCTCGCCTACATGCACCGCACCATGCCCGACCTGCCCCCGCAGATCGGTGTCCTGGTCGAGCTGGACAAGCCGAACGCCGACGTCGCCAAGGGCATCGCCCAGCACATCGCCGCCTTCGCGCCCAAGTACCTCTCCAAGGAGGACGTGCCGGCCGAGGTCGTCGAGTCCGAGCGCCGCGTCGCCGAGGAGACCACCCGCGCCGAGGGCAAGCCCGAGGCCGCCCTGCCGAAGATCGTCGAGGGTCGCCTCAACGGCTTCTTCAAGGACGCCACGCTGCTCGGCCAGCCCTACGCGCTGGACAACAAGAAGTCGGTCCAGAAGGTCCTGGACGAGGCGGGTGTCACCCTGAAGCGCTTCACGCGCATCAAGGTCGGCATCTGAGTCCGTACCGCGATCGACTCACGGCCCACAGAGAAAACCGGGGAGAATTCCCGATAGGGTCGTAAGCAGTCGTCCGTGTACACCGCCACACCCCGGCGTGAGGCGGACGGCAGCAGATCTGACGAGGAGGCCATTGCCGCGCATGGGAGCGAAAAGCGACCCCACCGGCAATGGCCTTCTTCGTATGTGCAACACGTGAAAGAGGCGGGATCTCCCATGACCACCAAGGCCCAGAAGAGCGACGACGGCAAAGTACGCGGCCGGTTTCTGCTGAAGCTGTCCGGAGAGGCCTTCTCCGGCGGCGGCGGCCTGGGCGTGGACCCGGACGTGGTGCACAAGATCGCTCGCGAGATCGCCGCCGTCGTCCGGGACGGCGCGCAGGTCGCGGTTGTCATCGGCGGCGGCAACTTCTTCCGGGGCGCCGAACTCCAGCAGCGCGGCATGGACCGGGCACGCTCGGACTACATGGGCATGCTCGGCACCGTGATGAACTGCCTCGCCCTCCAGGACTTCCTGGAGAAGGAGGGCATCGACAGCCGGGTGCAGACCGCCATCACCATGGGCCAGGTCGCCGAGCCGTACATCCCGCTGCGCGCCGTGCGCCACCTGGAGAAGGGCCGTGTGGTCATCTTCGGTGCCGGTATGGGCATGCCGTACTTCTCCACCGACACCACCGCCGCCCAGCGCGCCCTGGAGATCGACGCCGAGGCGCTGCTCATGGGCAAGAACGGCGTGGACGGGGTCTACGACTCCGACCCGAAGACCAACCCGGACGCGGTCAAGTTCGACGCCCTCGGCTACGGCGAGGTCATCACCCGCGACCTCAAGGTCGCCGACGCCACCGCCGTCACGCTGTGCCGCGACAACAAGCTTCCGATCCTCGTGTTCGAGCTGCTCGCGGAGGGCAATATCGCTCGGGCCGTCAAGGGTGAGAAGATCGGCACGCTGGTCGGCGACCAGGGCAGCCGGGACTGACCCGGCATCGACCCGGCCGGTGGTGCACGGCCCCGTAAGGGGGCCGGACCCAGGCCGGGGGATGGACAATGTCCTGCACGTCGGGAACCGTGCAGGAAGAAGACGCGACGCAGCCGGCCGCCGCCCCGCCGAGGAACCGCAGCCGGGCCTTACTCAAGACACAGGAGC
This region includes:
- the tsf gene encoding translation elongation factor Ts, with the protein product MANYTAADVKKLRELTGAGMMDCKKALDEAEGNVDKAVEALRIKGQKGVAKREGRSAENGAVVSIIADDNSSGVLVELKCETDFVAKGEKFQAVAKAIAEHVAKTSPADIEALLASEIEAGKTVQAYVDEANANLGEKIVLDRFAQFSDGFVLAYMHRTMPDLPPQIGVLVELDKPNADVAKGIAQHIAAFAPKYLSKEDVPAEVVESERRVAEETTRAEGKPEAALPKIVEGRLNGFFKDATLLGQPYALDNKKSVQKVLDEAGVTLKRFTRIKVGI
- a CDS encoding M23 family metallopeptidase, translated to MVLLPLTMALLLLLTAWAWADPPPPAPPPPPRAPVPALARTWPVGVRPLVVRGWEPPATAYGPGHRGVDLAAPVGSAVRAVAPGRVSFAGRVAGRGAVSVELTGTDLRTTYEPVTPSVTKGEAVRAGDVVGAVEATGSHCPATCIHWGLLRGDTYLNPLDLLPPWLLERGPSRLLPVLGVPLPE
- the pyrH gene encoding UMP kinase produces the protein MTTKAQKSDDGKVRGRFLLKLSGEAFSGGGGLGVDPDVVHKIAREIAAVVRDGAQVAVVIGGGNFFRGAELQQRGMDRARSDYMGMLGTVMNCLALQDFLEKEGIDSRVQTAITMGQVAEPYIPLRAVRHLEKGRVVIFGAGMGMPYFSTDTTAAQRALEIDAEALLMGKNGVDGVYDSDPKTNPDAVKFDALGYGEVITRDLKVADATAVTLCRDNKLPILVFELLAEGNIARAVKGEKIGTLVGDQGSRD
- the whiG gene encoding RNA polymerase sigma factor WhiG, with amino-acid sequence MPQHTSGSDRAAIPPAARDGGSMRPPAPSTLDELWRSYKATGDDRLREQLILHYSPLVKYVAGRVSVGLPPNVEQADFVSSGVFGLIDAIEKFDIDREIKFETYAITRIRGAMIDELRALDWIPRSVRQKARNVERAYATLEARLRRTPSEGEVAAELGMEVDELHAVFSQLSLANVVALEELLHVGGEGGDRLSLMDTLEDTAADNPVEVAEDRELRRFLARAINTLPEREKTVVTLYYYEGLTLAEIGNVLGVTESRVSQIHTKSVLQLRAKLASFGR
- a CDS encoding TetR/AcrR family transcriptional regulator; the protein is MAEHRSMQRAALLDAARSLLSEGGTEALTFPALAERTGLARSSVYEYFRSRAAVVEELCEVDFPLWAAEVAAAMEREASAEGKVEAYVRRQLALVGDRRHRAVVAISASELDAGAREKIRAAHGGLVAMIAEALGQMGHEQPRLAAMLLQGVVDAAVRRIELGAAEDPAVVTDAAVAMVLRGVRG
- the rpsB gene encoding 30S ribosomal protein S2 — protein: MAVVTMRELLESGVHFGHQTRRWNPKMKRFIFTERNGIYIIDLLQSLSYIDRAYEFVKETVAHGGTVMFVGTKKQAQEAIAEQATRVGMPYVNQRWLGGMLTNFSTVYKRLQRLKELEQIDFEDVAASGLTKKELLVLSREKAKLEKTLGGIREMQKVPSAVWIVDTKKEHIAVGEARKLNIPVVAILDTNCDPDEVDYKIPGNDDAIRSVTLLTRVIADAVAEGLISRSRVATGDKGEKAAGEPLAEWERDLLEGEKKADEAPAAEAPADEAPAAEAPVAEAPAAEAAPAEEKPAEGEQA